A region from the Aquimarina sp. ERC-38 genome encodes:
- a CDS encoding TonB-dependent receptor, translating to MTFGKNKRKHILSIVFYFIFSFVFSQAKIKKKSLSAILVEVSNTSPYTFSYLDRDIRDVEIPIPLPDQKEILVLLEYFQKHCNLEFKVLPNNIIAVYLQDAKSIVKCGIVTNINGNPIEAVVNGNDFRKTTDGRGEFNFVATEEKETIVISAPGYITKRFLAKQFTSNTCKPIILQTVSLDLEEVVVTNYLIKGIFKNSDGSISLDYSDFGILPGLTEPDLLQTLQSLPGITSANETISDLNIRGGTRDQNLILWDGIKMYQFSHFFGLISTFNPYLTSNVRVYKNGTDASYGDGVSSVIEMNTSNEVQHTFTASAGLNLISTDIYVDTPISKNSSVQIAFRRSINDFVETPTYTQFFDKAFQDTEVVDMNNSDIDFSFRDASIRGLFKIGKKDMLKVNGILMGNNLLFQENSMEDNNNTSKQSSISQNNYALGLSHIRDWTPDWKSEIFIYGSSYLLESNNSDVINNQTLIQRNDVLETGVKSILNRTVSNKINAKIGYQFNETGIANLRRIDNPGFIASEKDVLRTHSGFTEVSFNSLNKKTMLNAGLRINYITKLDKTYVEPRISYQQKLNKHFTFELLGELKSQTTTQIIDFQNDFLGVENRRWVLADDTSDNPLEIIPVVTSQQISSGLQYQNRSFLIQTDFYYKNVNGILARSQGFLNQYEFANDTGAYNVKGMDFLVTKKIKDFNTWIGYSYAQNDYEFTTLEDSNFKNNIDIRHQINIAAAYSTRKLAVSAGLTWRTGIPSTLPRFDTDTSITDSITYEFPNSDRLEDYVRMDISATYKFRWSDKLRSMVGLSVWNTFSRNNITNRYYRLSSDNQITEIEEEGLGFTPNLVFRIIF from the coding sequence TTGACTTTCGGAAAAAACAAACGAAAACATATACTTTCCATAGTTTTTTATTTTATATTCTCTTTTGTTTTTAGTCAGGCTAAGATTAAAAAAAAGAGTTTATCTGCTATATTGGTAGAAGTTTCTAACACTTCTCCTTACACCTTTTCCTATTTAGATCGAGATATTAGAGATGTTGAAATACCGATTCCTTTACCTGATCAAAAGGAAATTTTAGTTTTATTAGAATACTTTCAAAAACATTGCAATCTTGAATTTAAAGTATTGCCTAATAATATTATAGCGGTTTACCTTCAAGATGCTAAATCGATAGTTAAATGTGGCATTGTCACAAATATCAATGGCAATCCAATTGAAGCCGTTGTGAATGGAAATGATTTTAGAAAAACAACGGATGGTCGTGGTGAATTCAACTTTGTAGCAACAGAAGAGAAAGAAACCATCGTTATCTCAGCACCGGGATACATTACAAAACGCTTCTTAGCTAAACAATTTACTTCTAATACCTGTAAACCTATTATATTGCAAACAGTCTCTCTTGATCTGGAAGAAGTGGTTGTTACCAATTATTTAATAAAAGGTATCTTCAAAAATTCAGATGGGTCTATCTCTTTGGACTATTCGGATTTTGGTATTTTGCCAGGGTTAACTGAACCGGATTTACTACAAACCTTACAGTCTTTACCAGGGATCACCAGTGCTAACGAAACTATCTCAGATTTAAATATAAGAGGAGGTACTCGTGATCAAAATCTTATTCTTTGGGATGGAATTAAAATGTATCAGTTCAGTCATTTTTTTGGTTTGATTTCTACATTTAATCCCTACCTCACGAGTAATGTAAGAGTTTATAAAAACGGAACGGACGCTTCTTACGGTGATGGAGTATCTTCGGTTATTGAAATGAATACCAGTAATGAAGTCCAACACACTTTTACCGCTAGCGCAGGGTTAAATCTAATTAGTACGGATATTTATGTTGACACACCCATTTCAAAAAATTCCTCTGTTCAGATAGCTTTCAGAAGGTCCATTAATGATTTTGTAGAAACACCAACCTATACTCAATTTTTTGATAAAGCATTTCAAGATACAGAAGTAGTAGATATGAACAATTCTGATATCGATTTTTCATTTAGAGATGCGAGCATTCGGGGTCTTTTTAAAATTGGAAAAAAAGATATGCTAAAAGTTAATGGGATCTTAATGGGCAATAATCTTCTATTTCAGGAAAATAGTATGGAAGATAACAACAATACTTCAAAACAAAGTAGTATTTCTCAAAATAATTATGCATTAGGACTTTCCCATATTCGAGATTGGACTCCGGACTGGAAAAGCGAGATTTTTATATATGGTTCCAGCTACCTCCTGGAATCTAACAATTCTGATGTAATTAATAATCAGACTTTAATACAGCGGAATGACGTACTGGAAACAGGGGTTAAAAGTATTTTAAATCGTACTGTCTCTAATAAAATAAATGCAAAGATAGGTTACCAGTTTAATGAAACGGGAATTGCTAATCTAAGAAGAATTGATAACCCCGGATTTATAGCTAGTGAAAAAGATGTATTAAGGACGCATAGTGGGTTTACCGAGGTTTCTTTTAATTCTTTAAATAAAAAAACAATGCTAAATGCCGGATTACGCATAAACTATATTACTAAGTTAGATAAAACCTATGTAGAACCCAGAATCAGTTATCAACAAAAATTAAATAAGCATTTTACTTTTGAATTGTTAGGAGAATTAAAAAGTCAGACTACCACTCAGATTATTGATTTTCAAAATGATTTTTTAGGTGTTGAAAATAGACGGTGGGTACTTGCAGATGATACCAGTGACAATCCTTTAGAAATTATTCCAGTGGTAACAAGCCAACAAATTTCTTCAGGTTTACAATATCAAAACCGGTCTTTCCTTATTCAAACTGATTTTTACTATAAAAACGTAAATGGAATTTTAGCTAGAAGCCAGGGTTTTTTAAATCAATATGAATTTGCAAATGACACCGGTGCTTATAACGTAAAAGGTATGGACTTTTTAGTTACTAAGAAGATTAAAGATTTTAATACTTGGATTGGGTATTCCTATGCTCAAAATGATTACGAGTTTACTACCTTAGAAGACTCCAACTTTAAAAATAACATCGACATTCGGCATCAGATAAATATAGCAGCTGCCTATAGTACCAGGAAATTAGCCGTATCGGCAGGACTTACCTGGAGAACTGGAATACCTAGTACATTGCCCCGTTTTGATACAGATACTTCAATTACTGATTCTATTACCTACGAATTTCCTAATTCTGATCGACTGGAAGACTATGTACGAATGGACATTTCAGCAACCTACAAATTCCGATGGTCTGATAAATTGAGAAGTATGGTAGGACTCTCCGTATGGAATACATTTTCTAGAAATAATATTACCAATCGCTACTATCGTTTAAGTTCTGACAACCAAATTACAGAAATTGAAGAAGAGGGATTAGGTTTTACCCCTAATCTAGTTTTTAGAATAATATTTTAA
- a CDS encoding fasciclin domain-containing protein, with translation MKNYFKKFLLPFISVIMLTVLFSCQEDDNNSIPEPEPIGIEESPIISFDEIDELTQNTVDGELNLPEDDQVVTKNGIKISRERFTYDFNAEVNSGSGVGTVLSGRLRLNITLYHASFALIRGRLTLPDGSRARTRGAIVSDGTVYLIIELGRFDRVAGIGRIGKDGNLAGRFALFANGLGRGDWTAELVNSTVPTQTIVDLIVADGRFTSLVGALQEAELVETLSGKGPFTVFAPTDEAFSALSAVPSGDDLLQVLLYHGLSGKFNTRKLLVEKMTETLQGSKVKVSLNDNNEIVINDTVKLLEANITGSNGIFHVIDAVLIPPTPKTIVEIAVETPELSTLVSAVQAAGLVDALNGEGPLTVFAPTNDAFAALSALPEGDALTEVLTYHVASGAFSAADLLEKQTVTTLQGDEVTIEQQGDKVLLNGSIEVAIADIEASNGIVHVITGVLIPAVAPSKTIVEIALETPELSTLVSAVQAAGLVDALNGEGPLTVFAPTNDAFAALSALPEGDALTEVLTYHVASGAFSAADLLEKQTVTTLQGDEVTIEQQGDKVLLNGSIEVAIADIEASNGIVHVITGVLIPEQDNTPTILDIVKKNDNFSILYGIIGSLGLEDALNGTNPITVFAPNNRAFQKNPGISMSEYETIIKNHILAGSFKASNLLDQGSVRNIQQKKITVKQDKKGNVVVANQAKVIRADIEASNGTVHIINDVLLLK, from the coding sequence ATGAAAAATTATTTTAAAAAATTTCTATTACCCTTTATAAGCGTCATTATGCTGACCGTTTTGTTTTCTTGTCAGGAGGATGATAATAATAGTATACCGGAACCGGAACCTATAGGAATTGAAGAATCTCCTATCATTAGTTTTGATGAAATTGATGAGCTTACACAAAATACGGTAGATGGTGAATTAAACTTACCGGAAGATGACCAAGTAGTAACTAAAAACGGGATTAAAATAAGTAGAGAACGATTTACTTATGATTTTAACGCTGAGGTAAATAGTGGAAGTGGAGTAGGTACCGTTTTATCCGGAAGGTTAAGACTAAATATTACTCTATATCACGCAAGCTTTGCCCTTATACGGGGGAGACTCACTTTACCTGATGGAAGTAGAGCTCGTACCAGAGGGGCTATTGTAAGTGACGGTACTGTTTATCTGATTATTGAATTAGGAAGGTTTGATAGAGTTGCAGGTATCGGTAGGATAGGAAAAGACGGAAATCTTGCCGGAAGATTCGCCTTATTTGCAAATGGCTTAGGACGCGGAGATTGGACTGCTGAGTTAGTAAACTCTACAGTACCTACACAAACCATTGTTGACTTGATTGTAGCAGATGGACGTTTTACCTCTTTAGTAGGCGCGCTACAAGAAGCAGAATTAGTTGAAACTTTATCCGGAAAAGGACCATTTACCGTATTTGCTCCAACAGATGAAGCTTTTAGTGCTTTATCCGCAGTACCTTCCGGAGATGATTTACTCCAGGTATTATTATATCATGGGCTTAGTGGTAAGTTTAATACCCGTAAACTATTAGTAGAAAAAATGACGGAAACCTTACAAGGTAGTAAAGTCAAGGTGAGTTTAAATGATAATAATGAAATCGTGATTAACGATACGGTTAAATTATTAGAAGCTAATATTACAGGATCTAACGGTATCTTTCATGTTATTGATGCAGTGTTAATTCCACCAACTCCAAAGACTATTGTAGAAATCGCTGTGGAAACTCCTGAGTTATCAACTCTTGTTAGCGCAGTACAAGCAGCTGGATTGGTAGATGCCCTAAATGGCGAAGGTCCGTTAACCGTATTTGCACCAACTAATGATGCTTTTGCAGCTTTAAGTGCTTTACCAGAAGGAGACGCTTTAACTGAAGTATTGACGTATCACGTAGCTTCCGGAGCTTTTTCAGCAGCAGACTTATTAGAAAAACAAACGGTTACTACTTTACAGGGAGACGAAGTAACTATTGAGCAACAAGGTGATAAAGTTTTACTAAACGGCTCTATTGAAGTTGCTATTGCTGATATCGAAGCTTCTAATGGTATTGTGCATGTAATTACCGGAGTGTTAATTCCGGCTGTTGCTCCTTCAAAAACAATTGTAGAGATTGCTCTAGAAACTCCTGAGTTATCGACTCTTGTTAGCGCAGTACAAGCGGCTGGATTGGTTGATGCCCTAAATGGCGAAGGTCCGTTAACCGTATTTGCACCAACTAATGATGCTTTTGCAGCTTTAAGTGCTTTACCAGAAGGAGATGCTTTAACTGAAGTATTAACGTATCACGTAGCTTCCGGAGCTTTTTCAGCAGCAGATTTGTTAGAAAAACAAACGGTTACTACCTTACAGGGAGACGAAGTTACTATTGAGCAACAAGGTGATAAAGTTTTACTAAACGGCTCTATTGAAGTTGCCATTGCTGATATCGAAGCTTCTAATGGTATTGTCCATGTAATTACCGGAGTGTTAATTCCGGAACAAGATAACACTCCCACCATATTAGATATAGTAAAGAAAAATGATAATTTTTCTATCCTTTACGGTATAATTGGTAGTCTGGGATTAGAAGATGCTCTTAACGGAACAAACCCTATTACGGTATTTGCTCCAAACAATAGAGCTTTCCAAAAAAATCCTGGTATATCAATGAGTGAATATGAAACTATCATTAAGAATCACATTTTGGCAGGTAGTTTTAAAGCTTCCAATTTGTTAGACCAAGGAAGCGTAAGGAATATACAACAAAAGAAAATTACCGTAAAACAAGATAAAAAGGGTAATGTTGTTGTAGCAAATCAGGCAAAAGTCATTCGAGCTGATATTGAAGCATCAAATGGTACGGTTCATATTATAAATGATGTACTTTTATTAAAGTAG
- a CDS encoding T9SS type A sorting domain-containing protein, producing the protein MKSKFTLLFCSIFVLQSFATDYYVNPKTGNDGNSGTSESQAFKSANRISGLTLQPGDNVYLMDGDYPWTGGELFRINNSGTPDNYITIQNYPGHSPLLKFDGWTGIDITDGASYIALRGLRIQGTRSRITLEEALAQPGSCQNNKLGGPQGRFNGTGILVVGPNLRWSNSSSSQVPHHITIEDCEVFDCTSSGIALQQVDYVTVRNNKIHNNAWYTLYGTSGLNLYQFINTDGTTGVHNLIENNLFYENQLKVPQLPSCEFYDGNGLIVDDFNHVQTRNYKDPNITYPSYSATTLVRNNVAAENGGSGLHFYLSSNCNIYNNTVVNNAFQNDGDNGNAEIRVGLCKDFEIKNNIFLSESRVNEIDPNRNVDYSNNYHSGPEIDSVFALCTTCPKEGISFINTSISSESPYITASNSIQDLGIPLAEVPLDYLGNTRSDGKPDLGAYELDGCSETTWYVDADGDGIGADTDTVVACEQPEGYVATSGDLCDDNPDVTEPTTWYVDQDQDGIGSEDEVLSACEQPEGYVAIKGDFCDDNPDETEGVIWYEDQDGDGVGSNTSTRTACEQPRGFVAINGDFCDDNPEATEGSVWYADTDGDGVGVESESLEACSQPEGYVATFGDLCATDANKTEPGECGCNKIEGTCDTSTEACDAPAYSPTEIYSQSGTIVTYLGRAYQNKWHSEGQIPTDGGPWELIEICDGSGADCTSLNEWNSELIYDNKNTEVVYEGKVYKNQWYTKGDIPGENNVWELVDICTSVDTKLSSNSIQNGGTIGQIALYPTHFENQVVLKSNKGTVVKVFTTAGKLVFIDVTIATTTYITLSNVQSGMYLVHITSKENTIIERIVKK; encoded by the coding sequence ATGAAGTCAAAATTTACCCTACTATTTTGCTCTATTTTTGTATTGCAATCTTTTGCAACTGATTACTATGTTAATCCTAAAACAGGAAATGATGGTAATAGTGGTACCTCCGAATCACAAGCATTTAAAAGTGCGAATCGAATAAGCGGACTTACCCTGCAACCTGGTGATAATGTTTATTTAATGGATGGAGATTATCCCTGGACCGGAGGCGAACTTTTTAGAATTAATAATTCAGGGACACCTGATAACTATATTACAATTCAAAACTATCCGGGTCATAGCCCTCTATTAAAATTTGACGGGTGGACCGGAATTGATATTACTGATGGTGCTTCTTATATTGCTTTACGAGGACTTAGAATTCAGGGAACACGAAGTAGGATTACCCTAGAAGAAGCACTGGCGCAACCGGGTAGTTGTCAAAACAATAAATTAGGCGGGCCACAAGGCCGCTTTAACGGAACAGGAATCCTGGTAGTAGGCCCTAATTTACGTTGGAGTAATTCTTCCAGCAGTCAGGTGCCACATCATATTACTATTGAAGACTGTGAGGTTTTTGACTGTACCAGTTCGGGTATTGCATTACAACAGGTCGATTATGTTACCGTGCGTAATAACAAAATACATAATAATGCCTGGTATACCTTATACGGAACTAGTGGTTTGAACTTATATCAATTTATTAATACTGATGGGACTACGGGAGTTCATAACCTTATAGAAAATAATTTATTTTATGAAAATCAATTAAAAGTACCACAATTACCTTCCTGTGAATTTTATGATGGTAACGGCTTAATTGTAGATGATTTTAATCATGTTCAAACCCGAAACTATAAAGATCCAAACATTACCTACCCGTCTTATAGTGCAACTACTTTGGTTCGTAACAATGTTGCCGCTGAAAATGGGGGTAGCGGTTTACATTTTTATTTAAGTTCTAATTGTAATATCTACAACAACACGGTAGTAAATAATGCTTTTCAAAATGATGGAGACAACGGAAATGCAGAGATAAGAGTAGGTTTATGTAAAGATTTCGAAATTAAAAACAACATTTTTTTATCAGAATCAAGGGTTAATGAAATAGACCCAAATAGAAATGTCGATTATTCTAACAATTACCATTCAGGGCCTGAGATTGATAGTGTTTTTGCTTTATGTACTACTTGTCCTAAAGAAGGGATTTCTTTTATAAATACTTCGATTAGTAGTGAGAGTCCTTATATTACAGCTAGTAACAGCATTCAGGATTTAGGGATACCTCTTGCAGAAGTACCTTTGGATTATTTAGGGAATACCCGATCAGATGGCAAGCCGGATTTAGGCGCTTATGAACTAGACGGATGCTCTGAAACAACATGGTATGTGGATGCTGATGGAGACGGAATTGGAGCTGATACGGATACGGTGGTTGCATGTGAACAACCGGAGGGCTATGTAGCCACATCCGGTGATTTATGTGATGATAATCCAGACGTTACCGAACCTACTACCTGGTATGTAGATCAAGACCAGGATGGAATAGGATCAGAAGATGAGGTACTATCTGCTTGTGAACAACCGGAAGGTTATGTTGCGATAAAGGGGGATTTTTGTGACGATAATCCTGATGAAACAGAGGGAGTTATCTGGTATGAAGATCAAGACGGAGATGGTGTAGGTTCTAATACAAGTACCCGTACCGCTTGTGAGCAACCGAGAGGATTTGTAGCTATCAACGGTGACTTTTGCGACGATAACCCGGAAGCAACGGAAGGTTCTGTTTGGTATGCCGATACGGATGGAGATGGAGTTGGTGTAGAATCAGAATCCCTGGAAGCTTGTTCGCAGCCTGAAGGATATGTTGCAACCTTCGGAGATTTATGTGCTACGGATGCTAATAAAACAGAACCGGGTGAATGTGGTTGTAATAAGATAGAAGGAACCTGTGACACTTCTACCGAAGCATGTGATGCTCCTGCTTATAGTCCGACAGAAATATACAGTCAATCTGGTACTATCGTTACCTACCTGGGTAGAGCATACCAGAATAAATGGCATAGTGAAGGTCAAATACCTACTGATGGAGGACCCTGGGAATTAATTGAAATCTGTGATGGATCCGGTGCGGATTGTACTTCGTTAAATGAATGGAATAGCGAGCTGATTTATGATAATAAAAATACTGAGGTTGTTTATGAGGGTAAGGTCTACAAAAACCAATGGTATACAAAAGGAGATATTCCCGGTGAAAACAATGTATGGGAGTTAGTAGACATTTGCACATCAGTTGATACCAAATTAAGTAGTAATTCCATACAGAATGGCGGGACTATCGGACAAATTGCATTATACCCTACCCATTTTGAAAATCAAGTAGTTTTAAAATCTAATAAAGGAACTGTAGTAAAAGTGTTTACTACCGCAGGGAAATTAGTATTTATAGATGTAACCATAGCTACCACTACTTATATTACACTTTCAAATGTACAATCCGGTATGTATTTAGTACATATTACTTCAAAAGAAAATACAATAATAGAACGAATTGTAAAAAAATAA
- a CDS encoding RNA polymerase sigma factor — protein MRSKTKSLFSNVCDEGIYAKLHAEHAKNLHDFIYYKYGNAVDPGDKVQEAFIKLWNLCKEVTPDKAKSFLFTVAKNLSLNDIKHDNVRFRYQTDYSAYHKDVDKNNPERILEEKEYFKKYEIALNKLSEAQRIAFLMNRAEGKKHQEIADILGISKKAVEKRIYGAVDKLMEEINKI, from the coding sequence ATGAGATCAAAAACTAAATCTCTTTTTAGTAACGTTTGTGATGAAGGTATTTATGCGAAATTACATGCAGAACATGCAAAAAACCTCCATGATTTTATTTACTATAAATATGGTAACGCAGTAGATCCGGGGGATAAAGTCCAGGAGGCTTTTATAAAACTTTGGAATTTATGTAAGGAGGTCACTCCGGATAAGGCCAAAAGTTTTTTATTTACAGTTGCCAAGAATCTAAGTTTGAATGATATAAAGCATGATAACGTTCGATTCAGATATCAAACTGATTATTCTGCATATCATAAGGATGTGGATAAAAACAACCCGGAACGAATACTTGAAGAAAAAGAATACTTTAAAAAATACGAGATAGCGTTAAATAAACTTAGTGAAGCTCAAAGAATTGCGTTTTTAATGAATCGAGCCGAAGGTAAAAAGCACCAGGAAATTGCAGATATCCTTGGTATATCAAAAAAGGCTGTTGAAAAGAGAATCTACGGAGCGGTAGATAAATTAATGGAAGAAATTAACAAAATATAA
- a CDS encoding GNAT family N-acetyltransferase has product MNYQITKSTQSDLGQLQQFFYDVVTNFKSQRIMSLDTQKYMRLVADRNFWNDKFKNAFVYTVKLNSEILGVAMLLKDGTIPVLLVHHNYRRKGIATRLYHTLEAVALHNHILVLKIAIEEKRTVFFKKVGFEIATTVQKAVGSEDFKELVAIKYLKYYSKN; this is encoded by the coding sequence ATGAATTATCAAATTACTAAATCTACTCAAAGTGACTTAGGGCAATTACAACAATTTTTCTATGATGTTGTGACTAATTTTAAATCGCAAAGAATTATGAGTCTTGATACTCAGAAATATATGCGATTAGTTGCAGATAGAAATTTTTGGAACGATAAATTTAAAAATGCATTTGTATATACGGTAAAATTAAATAGTGAAATCCTTGGAGTTGCTATGCTGCTTAAAGACGGAACGATTCCTGTTTTATTAGTACATCATAACTATCGTAGAAAGGGTATTGCTACCCGCCTTTACCATACTTTGGAAGCAGTTGCTTTACATAATCACATTTTAGTTCTTAAAATCGCTATTGAGGAAAAAAGAACAGTGTTCTTTAAAAAAGTCGGATTTGAAATAGCTACAACTGTTCAGAAAGCTGTGGGAAGCGAGGATTTTAAAGAGTTAGTAGCCATAAAATATTTAAAATATTATTCTAAAAACTAG
- a CDS encoding FecR family protein gives MNKEELILKWLNRESMSSSEMKAFEELDVYQSVIKIGEGATSFRAPEFNQEESLQHLLETRNQNSRLKKFLDTPIVSWMVRIAAIFILGFAVYFIGFTSNGSKNLQTTIAETKGFNLPDQSRVVLNAASTIAYDKEHWKNNRSVKLEGEAYFKVAKGKKFDVKTKQGTVSVLGTEFNVINRGSFFQVQCYEGRVGITVNKKYYELTKGQSVQLVEGTLHQFSDLQSAPSWLDNVSSFKSVPLYLVIEEFERQYGKKINYNTIDSKLLFTGNFVNSDFKSALQSIIVPMQLKYSINHNIITLYKD, from the coding sequence ATGAATAAGGAAGAATTAATTTTGAAATGGCTTAATCGAGAATCTATGTCTTCCTCAGAAATGAAAGCTTTTGAGGAATTAGATGTTTATCAGTCTGTAATAAAAATAGGAGAAGGAGCTACATCTTTTCGGGCGCCTGAATTTAATCAAGAAGAAAGTTTACAACACTTATTAGAAACTAGAAATCAAAATTCTAGATTAAAGAAATTTTTAGATACCCCGATAGTAAGTTGGATGGTTCGAATTGCAGCTATTTTTATTCTAGGGTTCGCTGTTTATTTTATCGGTTTTACTAGCAATGGTAGTAAAAACTTACAGACTACCATTGCAGAAACTAAAGGTTTTAACTTACCAGATCAGTCAAGAGTTGTACTCAATGCAGCTTCTACTATAGCCTACGATAAAGAACATTGGAAGAATAATCGAAGTGTAAAGTTAGAAGGGGAAGCTTATTTTAAAGTAGCCAAAGGCAAAAAGTTTGATGTTAAAACCAAACAAGGTACAGTAAGCGTTTTAGGTACCGAGTTTAATGTTATTAACCGCGGTTCCTTTTTTCAAGTTCAATGCTATGAAGGTAGAGTAGGTATAACTGTTAATAAAAAATATTATGAATTAACTAAAGGTCAATCCGTTCAATTAGTTGAAGGTACGCTTCATCAATTTAGTGATTTGCAATCCGCACCTTCCTGGTTAGACAATGTTAGTAGCTTCAAAAGTGTTCCTCTTTATTTAGTAATTGAAGAGTTTGAAAGACAGTATGGTAAAAAGATAAATTATAATACTATTGATTCTAAGCTGTTATTTACCGGTAATTTTGTAAATTCAGATTTTAAATCTGCGTTGCAATCGATTATCGTACCAATGCAGTTAAAATATTCAATAAATCATAATATTATAACTTTATATAAAGATTGA